A region of Malaclemys terrapin pileata isolate rMalTer1 chromosome 5, rMalTer1.hap1, whole genome shotgun sequence DNA encodes the following proteins:
- the POU4F2 gene encoding POU domain, class 4, transcription factor 2 isoform X2, giving the protein MMMMSLNSKQPFSMPHGSGSLHEPKYSALHTGSEAMRRACLPTPPVGTNIFGGLDESLLARAEALAAVDIVSQTKSHHHHPPHHSPFKPDATYHTMNTIPCTSAASSSSVPISHPSALSGTHHHHHHHHHHHHQPHQALEGELLDHITPGLALGAMTGPDGSVVSTPAHAPHMASMNPMHQAALSMAHAHGLPSHMGCMSDVDADPRDLEAFAERFKQRRIKLGVTQADVGSALANLKIPGVGSLSQSTICRFESLTLSHNNMIALKPILQAWLEEAEKSHREKLTKPELFNGAEKKRKRTSIAAPEKRSLEAYFAIQPRPSSEKIAAIAEKLDLKKNVVRVWFCNQRQKQKRMKYSAGI; this is encoded by the exons atgatgatgatgtctcTGAACAGCAAGCAGCCCTTCAGCATGCCCCACGGCAGCGGCAGCCTGCACGAGCCCAAGTACTCGGCGCTGCACACCG GCTCGGAGGCGATGAGGCGAGCCTGCCTCCCAACTCCCCCGGTAGGCAC TAATATATTCGGCGGTCTGGATGAGAGTTTGCTGGCCCGCGCTGAAGCCCTGGCGGCGGTGGATATAGTTTCCCAGACCAAGAGCCACCATCATCACCCGCCTCATCACAGCCCCTTCAAGCCGGACGCTACTTACCACACCATGAATACCATCCCTTGCAcctctgctgcctcctcctcGTCGGTGCCCATTTCCCACCCGTCAGCCCTGTCCGgcactcaccaccaccaccaccaccatcaccaccaccaccaccagcctcACCAGGCTTTGGAAGGGGAGCTTTTAGACCACATCACTCCAGGGCTGGCGCTGGGGGCCATGACCGGACCCGACGGCTCGGTGGTCTCCACGCCAGCCCATGCGCCTCACATGGCCAGTATGAACCCTATGCACCAGGCGGCTCTAAGCATGGCCCATGCCCACGGACTGCCTTCTCACATGGGATGCATGAGCGACGTGGACGCAGATCCCCGGGATTTAGAAGCGTTTGCGGAGAGGTTCAAGCAGAGGAGGATCAAGCTCGGAGTGACCCAGGCAGATGTGGGATCTGCCCTGGCCAACTTGAAGATCCCAGGGGTAGGCTCACTGAGCCAAAGCACCATCTGCAGGTTTGAGTCCCTTACCTTGTCCCACAATAACATGATCGCCCTCAAACCCATCTTGCAAGCCTGGCTAGAAGAAGCAGAGAAATCTCACCGGGAGAAGCTCACCAAACCAGAGCTCTTCAACGGAGCAGAGAAGAAGAGGAAGCGCACCTCTATCGCTGCACCTGAGAAGAggtccttggaagcctattttgCCATCCAGCCACGTCCTTCCTCGGAAAAAATAGCGGCCATCGCAGAGAAACTAGACCTCAAGAAGAACGTGGTCCGGGTCTGGTTCTGTAATCAGAGACAGAAACAGAAACGAATGAAATATTCCGCTGGGATTTAA
- the POU4F2 gene encoding POU domain, class 4, transcription factor 2 isoform X1 — MMMMSLNSKQPFSMPHGSGSLHEPKYSALHTASPCTSAAAAPSASSPSSTSSGAGRNSTSTSTSSEAMRRACLPTPPSNIFGGLDESLLARAEALAAVDIVSQTKSHHHHPPHHSPFKPDATYHTMNTIPCTSAASSSSVPISHPSALSGTHHHHHHHHHHHHQPHQALEGELLDHITPGLALGAMTGPDGSVVSTPAHAPHMASMNPMHQAALSMAHAHGLPSHMGCMSDVDADPRDLEAFAERFKQRRIKLGVTQADVGSALANLKIPGVGSLSQSTICRFESLTLSHNNMIALKPILQAWLEEAEKSHREKLTKPELFNGAEKKRKRTSIAAPEKRSLEAYFAIQPRPSSEKIAAIAEKLDLKKNVVRVWFCNQRQKQKRMKYSAGI, encoded by the exons atgatgatgatgtctcTGAACAGCAAGCAGCCCTTCAGCATGCCCCACGGCAGCGGCAGCCTGCACGAGCCCAAGTACTCGGCGCTGCACACCGCCTCCCCCTGCacctccgccgccgccgccccctcggccagctcccccagcagcaccagcagcgggGCCGGCAGGAACAGCACCAGCACCAGTACCAGCTCGGAGGCGATGAGGCGAGCCTGCCTCCCAACTCCCCCG AGTAATATATTCGGCGGTCTGGATGAGAGTTTGCTGGCCCGCGCTGAAGCCCTGGCGGCGGTGGATATAGTTTCCCAGACCAAGAGCCACCATCATCACCCGCCTCATCACAGCCCCTTCAAGCCGGACGCTACTTACCACACCATGAATACCATCCCTTGCAcctctgctgcctcctcctcGTCGGTGCCCATTTCCCACCCGTCAGCCCTGTCCGgcactcaccaccaccaccaccaccatcaccaccaccaccaccagcctcACCAGGCTTTGGAAGGGGAGCTTTTAGACCACATCACTCCAGGGCTGGCGCTGGGGGCCATGACCGGACCCGACGGCTCGGTGGTCTCCACGCCAGCCCATGCGCCTCACATGGCCAGTATGAACCCTATGCACCAGGCGGCTCTAAGCATGGCCCATGCCCACGGACTGCCTTCTCACATGGGATGCATGAGCGACGTGGACGCAGATCCCCGGGATTTAGAAGCGTTTGCGGAGAGGTTCAAGCAGAGGAGGATCAAGCTCGGAGTGACCCAGGCAGATGTGGGATCTGCCCTGGCCAACTTGAAGATCCCAGGGGTAGGCTCACTGAGCCAAAGCACCATCTGCAGGTTTGAGTCCCTTACCTTGTCCCACAATAACATGATCGCCCTCAAACCCATCTTGCAAGCCTGGCTAGAAGAAGCAGAGAAATCTCACCGGGAGAAGCTCACCAAACCAGAGCTCTTCAACGGAGCAGAGAAGAAGAGGAAGCGCACCTCTATCGCTGCACCTGAGAAGAggtccttggaagcctattttgCCATCCAGCCACGTCCTTCCTCGGAAAAAATAGCGGCCATCGCAGAGAAACTAGACCTCAAGAAGAACGTGGTCCGGGTCTGGTTCTGTAATCAGAGACAGAAACAGAAACGAATGAAATATTCCGCTGGGATTTAA